A genomic segment from Mus musculus strain C57BL/6J chromosome 13, GRCm38.p6 C57BL/6J encodes:
- the Rnf182 gene encoding E3 ubiquitin-protein ligase RNF182 isoform X1 — protein MASQPLEEPAESQASDELECKICYNRYNLKQRKPKVLECCHRVCAKCLYKIIDFGDSPQGVIVCPFCRFETCLPDDEVSSLPDDNNILVNLTCGGKGKKCLPENPTELLLTPKRLASLVSPSHTSSNCLVITIMEVQRESSPSLSSTPVVEFYRPASFDSVTTVSHNWTVWNCTSLLFQTSIRVLVWLLGLLYFSSLPLGIYLLVSKKVTLGVVFVSLVPSSLVILMVYGFCQCVCHEFLDCMALPS, from the coding sequence ATGGCCAGCCAGCCGCTGGAAGAGCCTGCGGAGTCTCAGGCCTCGGATGAGCTCGAGTGTAAGATCTGTTACAATCGGTACAACCTGAAGCAGAGGAAGCCCAAGGTTCTGGAGTGTTGTCACAGGGTCTGCGCCAAATGCCTCTACAAGATCATAGACTTTGGGGACTCTCCCCAGGGGGTCATCGTCTGTCCCTTCTGCAGGTTTGAGACCTGTCTGCCGGATGACGAAGTCAGCAGCCTGCCCGATGACAACAACATCCTTGTAAACTTGACCTGTGGGGGCAAAGGGAAGAAATGCCTGCCTGAGAACCCCACTGAGCTGTTGCTCACTCCCAAGAGGCTGGCTTCCCTTGTCAGCCCTTCCCACACGTCCTCTAATTGCTTGGTTATCACCATCATGGAGGTGCAGAGAGAGAGCTCTCCATCACTCAGCTCCACCCCCGTGGTAGAATTCTACAGGCCAGCCAGTTTCGACTCTGTCACCACCGTGTCCCATAACTGGACGGTGTGGAACTGCACCTCCTTGCTCTTTCAGACGTCCATCCGGGTGTTAGTGTGGCTGCTAGGTTTGCTGTACTTCAGCTCCTTGCCCTTAGGGATCTACTTACTGGTGTCTAAGAAAGTCACCCTGGGGGTGGTCTTCGTTAGCCTTGTCCCCTCTAGCCTTGTCATCCTGATGGTGTATGGTTTTTGCCAATGCGTTTGTCATGAATTTCTAGACTGTATGGCACTTCCTTCTTAA